A window of Bacillus sp. DX3.1 genomic DNA:
CTGGACTAATATTATGTTTTACAATACCTTTAACATTTGGTTGCAGTACATAAGATCTACCAGATTGATATAGTGGTACAAGCGCTACATCTTCTTCAATTAATATTTTTTCAGCTTTTCCTAGCTCTTCCCAACGTTTCTTCGCATCAGACATTAACTCTGTTTGACCTTTTTTAATAATCTCATCATATTTTGGATTTGAATAGCTCATTTGGTTGTGAGAATGCTTAGATTCAAACATATCTAAGAATGTCATTGGATCCGCATAGTCTGGGCTCCAGCCACCAAAGGAGATATCATAGTCTTGTTCTTGTTCCACTTTTAATTTTTGCTTAAACGGCTGCAGTTTTATATTAACTGTTACACCTTTTAAATTTTTCTCAATTTGGTCTTTTACATATTCTCCAACTTTTTTCGAACTACCAGTATCATAGTTTAACAATTCAATTGTAACTTGATCTTTACCAAGTTCTTTCTTCGCTGCTTCCCATGCCGCTGCTGCTTTTTTCGCATCTGGTTTTAATCCATTTTTAAACGTTCCTTGGAAGTCCTTACCATCCGGGCCAGTTGCTAATCCTTTTGGTACTAAGAAATCTGCTGGTTTTGAACCGTCATTTAAAATAACAGTTGCTAAATCCTTTTTGTCGATTGACAATGCAATTGCTTCACGTAATTTTTTGCTTTTTAGCGGTGTATCTTGATCACCACGCTTTTGATTCAAGCGTAAGAAGAATGTACCTGTTTCCAAATACTCTCCAAATTCATCTTTCTTCGCTTTATATTTATCAACAAATTCTCCTGTTAATAGCGTGAAATCAATTTGACCACTGTCATATAAGTTTACATTTGTCGCTGGTTCTTTTACCACACTAAAGTTAATTTCTTCAAGCTTTACATTCTTCTTATCCCAATACGTATCGTTTTTCTTTAACTGCCAGCCTTGTTCATGCTTCCATTCAGACATTACAAACGGCCCGTTATATACTAATGTATCCGCTTCTAATCCATATTTATCGCCTTTTTCCTTCACAACTTTTTCATTTAATGGATAGTAGTTTACGAATGCCGTTAAATTCAAAAAGTATGGAACTGGCGTTTCTAATTCAACCTCTAATGTATAATCATCTACCGCCTTTGCACCTAACGTTGATACTTCCGCTTTTCCTGTATTAATCGCTTCTGCATTTTTGATAGAATATGCAATAAATCCGTACTCAGCAGCCGTTTTCGGATCTACTAGACGTTGCCAAGCATAGACGAAATCTTTCGCTGTTACTGGATCACCATTTGACCATTTTGCATCTTTACGAAGTTTAAATGTATATTTTTTGCCATCCTCACTTTTCGTGCTTGATTCTGCCGCAGCTGGGATTGGCTTATTATCTTTGTCAAGACGATATAACCCTTCCATTGTGTTCCCTATAATTTGTGATGATAGTGTATCTGTTGATTTTGAAGAGTCCATAGATGGAATTTCGTTTCTTTCTGTACGATTCAGTACTTGTTTTGCTGCATATTTAGCATCTGATTTACTATCACTACTTGACGATGTACTTGTCTTTTTATCCCCACCTGATCCCGAACATGCTGTTAATGCCATACTCATTGCTAATACTGGTGCTACGACTGCTGTTAGTTTTTTTATTTTTTTCTTTTTCACTTCTGTACCCTCCCTATTTATCTGCGCAATACTAATGTTAAAACACTTTCCGATAACTTTGTTTTTTTATATAGTTATCTGAAAATTCCTATTAACTAATATTCTACTAATTTTTTAGGTTTTGTAAAGTGTTATTATTAAAAATTTTTTAAAAATTATTTTATTACAGTAATATTTATAAAAATTCTACTCATTTTTACGATCTTTTCCTTCGCCTCCTATCAATCTCTATTTCGTTTATTAATTCTCATTTTCCCAAAATAAAATGAGAAATTATGTTACATAAATAATGTATAAATCTATCAATTTCTTTTTAACAAAAATAAAAACAGCCAGCAATGCTGACTGTTTTCTCTACACGAACGAACTCTAATCTTCTATTTTCCAACTCCTATCCGGCCATTTTCTCTTTCTGCATATTCACTAATAACCTCTCATGTTTCGCTTCATCAAATTCATTTTCACTTTTAGCAACAACAACAGTTGCAATACCATTCCCAATTAAATTAACAATGGCACGCGCTTCTGACATAAATCTGTCTACCCCTAGAAGGAGTGCTAACCCTTCTAACGGAATAACTTGCATTGCTGATAACGTGGATGCAAGTACGATAAAGCCTCCCCCAGTTACAGCGGCTGCACCTTTTGATGTAACCAACAAGATTGCTATTATAGTTAATTGTTGACCAAGTGAAAGATCGATATGAAAGACTTGCGCTAAAAAAATAGTAGCCATCGATAAATAGATTGTAGTTCCATCTAAGTTAAAAGAATACCCGGTTGGAATAACTAATCCTACCACTGGTTTTGAACATCCGAATTGTTCCATCTTCGTCATTATACGTGGTAATACAGATTCAGAGGATGACGTACCAAGTACGATAAGCAGTTCTTCTTTTATATGGGATAAATATTTCCACAAACTAAATTTATATAATTTACAAATCAGATTTAAAACAATAAACACAAACAGCGCCATTGTTGCATACACACAAATCATTAATTTTCCAAGTGGAATTAGCGTGCTCAAACCATATTTCCCAATTGTAAATGCCATTCCTCCGAACGCCCCAAGAGGTGCTAACTTCATGACAATTGATAAAATATTAAAGAAAACTTTGGATAATCGCTCAAAAAAGTCGATAACAGGCTGCCCATTTTTCCCAAGCATTGTCAAACCTGCTCCAAATAAAATAGAAAAGAATAATACTTGTAAAATATCACCTTTAGCAAACGCCTCAAACATATTAGACGGTACGATATGTAAAAAGAAATCGAGCCACTTCATTTCCTGACCGCTTTGTACATACTGCGAAATATCTCCACCTTTTAATTTGGATGGATCTAAACCATCACCCGGACGAACAACATTCGCAACGACGATGCCTATAATTAGAGCAAATGTAGTTACAATTTCAAAATATAAAAGTGCTTTTCCGCCAACACGTCCCACTTTTTTCATATTTCCCATGCTAGCAATTCCAAGCACAATCGTTAAGAAAATGATTGGTGCGATAACCATTTTGATCATATTAATAAATGTTTCACCAATTGGTTTCATTTGTTGCCCCGCACTAGGCCAAATCGCTCCAACTAAAATACCACAAATAATTGCGACAATAACTTGGAATGTTAAATTTCTTACAATTTTCATCTGTCAATTCTCCCCTGTTTTCTTCGTCTCTCCCCTATGTAGATAAAGCCATTATGAAATATATCTTTTTAAAATCCCCCTTGTTACTGAACTAGAACTATAATATTATGTTACACTATTAGGAGTTAAATTTAAATAGTATATCTTATTTATTTAAAAATAACATACTAATAGATAAAAAATCTATATATATCAATTTTGTTTTTTCGACATATAAGCCCCGGCTATGGATAACAAAAGGTGACCTACACTCGTTTTCTCTCTTTGTTTTCACTTGGCATGGAGCAAGAAAAGGATCTGACCGCTTCTATGCATAAACGGATGCTCTCTCCCACCTAAAAAGAAAGGTTTTATGTCGTTTTTTTAAATTTGTATTTATATATTATAAAAAGCAGACGCTCCACAAGACGTCTGCTTTACTTACCAAATATAAATCTTTCCTATACAGCAAATAAAAAGTTAGACAATTGAGAACGTTACGTACATACCAATTACAAAAAAGACAGCCATTGTTTTGATTATTGTAATTGCAAATATGTCTTTATAAGCTTGACGATGTGTTAATCCCGTAACTGCAAGTAACGTAATAACCGCTCCATTATGCGGTAAAGTATCCAATCCACCTGCTGACATTGCAATAACGCGATGCAATACTTCTAATGGAATCTGGAATGTACTAGCCGCTTCAATATATTTGTCTGCCATTAAGCTTAATGTAATACTCATACCTCCTGAACCCGAACCTGTAATTCCGCATAAAATATTCGTCATGACAGCTCCATTCACTAACGGGTTTGTAAACATCCCTGTAAGAGAATGCTGCACTGCTGCAAATCCTGGTAAAGCAGCAATTACTCCCCCAAATCCATATTCAGCTGCTGTATTCATTGTCGCAAGTAAAGAACCACTAATACCAACATTCATACTCGTATTAAAATTTAGTCTAACCTTCTTTATATTTAATAGAATCGTTGTTATGATTCCCATTATAAGAGCTAGTTCTACAGACCAAATACCGATAACTTGAGCCATATCTATTTTTCCGTACGCTTTTAAACCAATCACAGCAAAATCAAATCCACTCGCATACCACGTTGGTATTGCTTCCGTAAAAAACTTATTCATTACACCTACAATTAGCAATGGTAGAAAAGCAAACCAATCCTTTCCTACTATCCTCTCTTCCATAATACCCGGTGTTGGTACAGACATAGCAGCTTCACTATTCGCTGCCATTTCCGACTCCGCCTTAATCGCTTTATCTCCCATTCCGTAATACCCCTCACCATTTGCAAGAGCTTTCCGTCGGCAACGTTCCAAATACAGCATACCCAGTATAAAAATAAACAATGCACCAATAATCCCTAGTGTTGGTGCGGCATATATGTTTGTTTTAAAAAAAGTAGTTGGAATTACATTTTGAATTTGTGGAGAACCTGGTAGTGAATCCATTGAAAAAGTAAAAGCACTGAATGCAATTGTAGCTGGAATTAAGCGTTTTGGAATATTAGCTTCACGAAATAATTGTGCTGCAAATGGATAAATGGCAAATACTGCAACAAACAAACTTACACCACTATACGTTAAAATCGCTCCCATTAATACGATTGCTAAAATGGCTTGTTTCGCTCCAATAAAACGAACAATGATTTTTGCGATTTTTTCTGCAACCCCAGTTACTTCAACTAACTTTCCAAAAATAGCACCCAGTAAAAATACAGGAAAGTATAATTTTACGAAACCTACTAGTTTCTCCATAAAAATATTCGAGAAAAATGGTAATACGTGAGAAGGTTCTGTCAAAAATACTGCCAACAATGCACACAAAGGAGCAAATAAAATGACAGAAAAACCTCGATACGCAAAAAACATCAATAAGCTCAGAGCAATTAAAATAACGACAATGTCCATATACTTTCCCTCTTTTCACTCACATAT
This region includes:
- a CDS encoding peptide ABC transporter substrate-binding protein → MKKKKIKKLTAVVAPVLAMSMALTACSGSGGDKKTSTSSSSDSKSDAKYAAKQVLNRTERNEIPSMDSSKSTDTLSSQIIGNTMEGLYRLDKDNKPIPAAAESSTKSEDGKKYTFKLRKDAKWSNGDPVTAKDFVYAWQRLVDPKTAAEYGFIAYSIKNAEAINTGKAEVSTLGAKAVDDYTLEVELETPVPYFLNLTAFVNYYPLNEKVVKEKGDKYGLEADTLVYNGPFVMSEWKHEQGWQLKKNDTYWDKKNVKLEEINFSVVKEPATNVNLYDSGQIDFTLLTGEFVDKYKAKKDEFGEYLETGTFFLRLNQKRGDQDTPLKSKKLREAIALSIDKKDLATVILNDGSKPADFLVPKGLATGPDGKDFQGTFKNGLKPDAKKAAAAWEAAKKELGKDQVTIELLNYDTGSSKKVGEYVKDQIEKNLKGVTVNIKLQPFKQKLKVEQEQDYDISFGGWSPDYADPMTFLDMFESKHSHNQMSYSNPKYDEIIKKGQTELMSDAKKRWEELGKAEKILIEEDVALVPLYQSGRSYVLQPNVKGIVKHNISPEYSFKWAYVTEKDGK
- a CDS encoding dicarboxylate/amino acid:cation symporter, with the protein product MKIVRNLTFQVIVAIICGILVGAIWPSAGQQMKPIGETFINMIKMVIAPIIFLTIVLGIASMGNMKKVGRVGGKALLYFEIVTTFALIIGIVVANVVRPGDGLDPSKLKGGDISQYVQSGQEMKWLDFFLHIVPSNMFEAFAKGDILQVLFFSILFGAGLTMLGKNGQPVIDFFERLSKVFFNILSIVMKLAPLGAFGGMAFTIGKYGLSTLIPLGKLMICVYATMALFVFIVLNLICKLYKFSLWKYLSHIKEELLIVLGTSSSESVLPRIMTKMEQFGCSKPVVGLVIPTGYSFNLDGTTIYLSMATIFLAQVFHIDLSLGQQLTIIAILLVTSKGAAAVTGGGFIVLASTLSAMQVIPLEGLALLLGVDRFMSEARAIVNLIGNGIATVVVAKSENEFDEAKHERLLVNMQKEKMAG
- a CDS encoding GntP family permease; translated protein: MDIVVILIALSLLMFFAYRGFSVILFAPLCALLAVFLTEPSHVLPFFSNIFMEKLVGFVKLYFPVFLLGAIFGKLVEVTGVAEKIAKIIVRFIGAKQAILAIVLMGAILTYSGVSLFVAVFAIYPFAAQLFREANIPKRLIPATIAFSAFTFSMDSLPGSPQIQNVIPTTFFKTNIYAAPTLGIIGALFIFILGMLYLERCRRKALANGEGYYGMGDKAIKAESEMAANSEAAMSVPTPGIMEERIVGKDWFAFLPLLIVGVMNKFFTEAIPTWYASGFDFAVIGLKAYGKIDMAQVIGIWSVELALIMGIITTILLNIKKVRLNFNTSMNVGISGSLLATMNTAAEYGFGGVIAALPGFAAVQHSLTGMFTNPLVNGAVMTNILCGITGSGSGGMSITLSLMADKYIEAASTFQIPLEVLHRVIAMSAGGLDTLPHNGAVITLLAVTGLTHRQAYKDIFAITIIKTMAVFFVIGMYVTFSIV